A single region of the Biomaibacter acetigenes genome encodes:
- a CDS encoding DUF1850 domain-containing protein, with protein MELIQCSDFMKPKIEIFILVFIMLLGLFFSSYRVVREKALVIRDVEQNTQKVIPVPERKFVLSFIHSVQKTPVYEIFYIEDNNKLTLRETKYYSLGVGLPFNEVNSKFSNDEGEFDLKFTRDFDSIPIRVSPIPKHEINIGGKVYPLTVFVKPEDLMIISATDRWSIKNLWRKEQKDGRKLSESRG; from the coding sequence TTGGAGTTAATCCAATGCTCAGATTTTATGAAACCGAAAATTGAAATATTCATACTGGTCTTTATAATGCTGCTGGGATTATTTTTTTCCAGCTACCGTGTTGTCAGAGAAAAAGCCCTGGTGATCAGGGATGTGGAGCAAAACACGCAGAAGGTAATACCGGTTCCGGAAAGAAAATTTGTGTTGAGTTTTATTCACTCGGTACAAAAAACACCGGTATATGAGATTTTTTATATTGAAGACAATAATAAATTGACGTTGAGGGAAACCAAATACTATTCTCTCGGTGTGGGTCTTCCTTTTAATGAAGTGAACAGCAAATTTAGCAATGATGAGGGTGAGTTTGACCTTAAGTTTACCAGGGATTTTGATTCAATACCCATAAGGGTTTCACCAATCCCTAAACATGAGATAAATATCGGCGGCAAAGTTTATCCTCTTACCGTCTTTGTAAAACCCGAAGATCTGATGATTATAAGCGCTACCGATAGATGGTCAATAAAAAATCTATGGAGAAAGGAGCAGAAAGATGGCCGAAAATTATCAGAAAGCCGTGGCTGA